In Leishmania major strain Friedlin complete genome, chromosome 19, the following proteins share a genomic window:
- a CDS encoding phosphatidic acid phosphatase protein-like protein, translating to MVVLSTKEFYYAWNQYHLLDWIVLAILLLISMIVTTSMKPHCRSFSWNDATIGYPSRADTFPDYSLALMVVFSIVFYVIFIWYLVRPLQQFFGEPLDWYCIGGADAVASGEGNAYAEPDTVANTRQPRVRDMQTGRGLVYPWLRAQLWSVGMDSCATAVLKVYAGRLRPDYLSRLKSAGYSSSMSHLPDPQTNPDYYCALMDAHPALKEGRLSFPSGHSSTSFAVCTVVCLFFIAHLRPFARHASFTRLIICLLPISVSLMCAVSRTRDNKHHFSDIIAGSLIGVVSAFLSFYGSFRQVGGAAGIYFSRTAMDIEYEQLRERKLAGGSESSGAAVEIPSAGSSNANYQSTNKREEAARCKSASPISRVNDAVVTFNDSVRRPTWLTERRLNEDPAAVPWI from the coding sequence ATGGTAGTGCTCAGCACGAAGGAGTTCTACTATGCGTGGAACCAGTATCACCTGCTTGACTGGATCGTCCTGGCCATCCTGCTCCTGATCTCCATGATCGTCACTACTTCGATGAAGCCGCACTGTCGATCCTTCTCCTGGAATGACGCCACTATCGGGTACCCGAGCCGTGCAGACACGTTCCCCGATTACTCGCTGGCACTCATGGTGGTGTTTTCCATCGTGTTTTACGTGATATTCATCTGGTACCTcgtgcggccgctgcagcagttcTTCGGTGAGCCGCTGGACTGGTATTGCATTGGCGGTGCTGACGCCGTCGCAAGCGGCGAGGGCAACGCGTACGCAGAACCGGACACTGTAGCGAACACAAGGcagccgcgtgtgcgcgacaTGCAGACAGGTCGTGGTCTGGTGTATCCGTGGCTGCGTGCACAGCTCTGGTCTGTTGGAATGGATTCCtgcgcgacagcggtgcTCAAAGTGTACGCCGGCCGTCTTCGACCAGACTACCTGAGCCGGCTCAAATCAGCTGGGTACTCGAGCTCGATGTCGCATCTGCCCGACCCACAGACGAACCCTGACTACTACTGTGCCCTTATGGATGCACACccggcgctgaaggagggCCGGCTATCTTTTCCATCcgggcacagcagcacgtcCTTTGCGGTGTGCACAGTCGTCTGCCTCTTCTTTATTGCCCATCTGCGGCCATTCGCGCGGCACGCCAGCTTTACCCGGCTCATTATTTGCCTGTTGCCGATCTCCGTGTCGCTCATGTGTGCCGTGagccgcacgcgcgacaACAAGCACCATTTTTCTGACATCATCGCCGGTTCGCTGATCGGGGTCGTCTCTGCTTTTCTGTCGTTCTACGGTAGCTTCCGGCAGGTTGGTGGAGCGGCTGGCATCTACTTTAGCCGGACAGCGATGGACATCGAGTATGAGCAGTTGCGCGAGCGGAAATTagctggcggcagcgaaagcagcggtgctgccgtggAGATCCCTAGTGCTGGCAGCAGCAATGCCAACTACCAATCGACTAACAAGAGGGAAGAAGCTGCGCGTTGTAAGTCTGCGTCGCCGATAAGCAGGGTGAACGACGCTGTCGTGACCTTCAACGACTCAGTGCGGCGGCCGACATGGCTGACGGAACGGCGGTTGAACGAGGACCCGGCGGCCGTTCCGTGGATCTAA